Proteins encoded within one genomic window of Mya arenaria isolate MELC-2E11 chromosome 13, ASM2691426v1:
- the LOC128213223 gene encoding uncharacterized protein LOC128213223 has protein sequence MTSREEERIRRERKLICDWNFEKQAMTWAIWSLFLLYSVQFANASGDVRITDVSEKDRDILKKSNLPECNFSVSNSSIEYFRSKLKVFESEFIRFRISFKNLTVVKNTSPGVFQPDLWVWTVRSPHGNYSYLSWNLEYGILSFSLLETKVYVIRYVDLVTNQSECSVQFGSDATTRSISKALMQIIDMIKEGVPKYERNYMCYLSEVPGIRTTVSYTAALYLSFPVTFINYKCCMYVYSFAKGRFRPFNCNRFVEKWKLLTHGPYFLGVIILLFFPIVLFGIGACISKGDQLLSRDIQLESLLPNETPKHDYWVYLDGNSPITVLNVLSQPLDCLRRNHPILNSRLRRLICVCFAPMLIYLQLYMFKDGYVHSYNEPLTTISVRDLVKIGKPLGFLALYGDMSDMRKTFVPILGGPIGVIILYFSLALVFIVCPKSLKEIVHKGLPQQSDVSPLFDGLGEMPRSGVCYRDLDTGYERASEICKQRVYFLFSPSQWRKVIRIQRKRFEIDSVHTSLMRTKINPLMFLFKLILCTIEVFIYVPYFLCPFFSFCAILLKGTVVKIMDTRNSFKRFGKIVSSPVVWLFGTVLILGAIVVFGYCVCLVFLESFIYLAQIAIYCFAALILFPTIAFGYLFFFVTLVYYLAHLVRDFGDGYSRLLEIAVNKSIELEQAVNVVIDKDKTLQVMNVNQHFETVRVNGEEIAVLTETQIKIQSRFQRKQMVRHNKFAPGIPRELFNNIVNEKRQVYAEMVNLLIHLTVIMTLISVTLTLVYTFNSEFNTDESEVLHIVFTVIVGFIPKLVEMFLKGGSDAGRKEIEEKEIGEIVENYWKNRD, from the coding sequence ATGACAAGTAGGGAAGAAGAGAGAATTCGTCGTGAACGAAAACTTATCTGCGATTGGAACTTCGAAAAACAAGCCATGACATGGGCAATATGGTCTCTCTTCTTGTTATACTCGGTCCAATTCGCAAATGCATCCGGTGATGTAAGAATTACGGACGTGTCAGAAAAAGATcgagatattttgaaaaaaagcaatTTACCTGAATGCAACTTCTCTGTGTCTAATTCTTCAATTGAGTACTTCCGGTCAAAGTTGAAAGTGTTCGAATCAGAGTTCATAAGATTTCGAATCTCCTTTAAAAATTTGACAGTCGTGAAGAACACGTCACCCGGGGTATTTCAGCCTGACCTATGGGTGTGGACCGTTCGTTCTCCGCATGGAAACTATTCCTACCTCAGCTGGAACTTAGAGTATGGAATTCTGAGCTTTTCGCTTCTGGAAACTAAAGTATACGTAATACGGTATGTTGACCTTGTGACGAATCAAAGCGAATGTTCAGTCCAATTTGGGAGTGACGCAACAACAAGGAGTATTTCAAAAGCTCTTATGCAAATCATCGACATGATTAAAGAAGGGGTTCCTAAGTACGAAAGAAATTACATGTGTTACCTTTCCGAAGTGCCAGGTATCAGAACTACCGTCTCCTACACAGCCGCGCTATACTTAAGCTTTCCGGTCACATTCATTAATTACAAGTGTTGTATGTACGTGTACTCATTTGCCAAAGGACGTTTTCGTCCGTTTAATTGTAATCGGTTTGTCGAGAAGTGGAAACTGCTTACGCATGGTCCATATTTTCTTGGAGTAattattctgttgttttttcctaTTGTTCTGTTTGGCATTGGTGCATGCATTTCTAAAGGCGATCAATTGCTTTCAAGAGATATTCAACTAGAGTCGCTTTTACCAAACGAAACACCCAAGCACGATTATTGGGTTTACCTTGATGGAAACTCGCCTATTACCGTCTTAAACGTTTTGTCACAGCCACTTGATTGCTTAAGACGTAATCATCCAATCTTAAATTCACGTCTCCGACGTTTGATTTGCGTATGTTTTGCACCTATgcttatatatttacagttgTATATGTTCAAAGATGGGTATGTTCATTCATATAATGAACCCTTAACGACTATTTCCGTCAGAGATCTGGTTAAAATTGGTAAACCTTTAGGGTTTCTTGCTCTGTATGGCGATATGTCAGAcatgagaaaaacatttgtGCCTATTCTAGGTGGTCCAATTGGTGTCATCATACTGTACTTTTCACTTGCCCTGGTTTTTATAGTATGTCCTAAAAGTTTAAAGGAAATCGTACATAAAGGCTTACCGCAACAAAGCGATGTTTCACCCTTGTTTGACGGCCTTGGGGAGATGCCGAGGTCGGGAGTGTGTTATCGTGACCTGGACACAGGGTATGAAAGAGCATCAGAAATATGCAAGCAGAGAGTTTACTTTCTATTTTCTCCTTCTCAATGGAGAAAAGTCATCAGAATTCAAAGAAAACGATTTGAAATCGACTCAGTTCACACGAGTTTAATGAGAACTAAAATAAATCCactgatgtttttatttaaactaattttATGTACGATTGAGGTTTTTATTTACGTTCCATATTTCCTTTGTCCGTTTTTCTCGTTTTGCGCAATACTTTTAAAAGGAACTGTTGTAAAAATAATGGATACTAGAAATTCATTCAAACGATTTGGGAAGATAGTCAGTAGCCCTGTAGTTTGGTTATTCGGTACAGTCTTAATTTTAGGAGCCATTGTTGTTTTTGGTTATTGTGTCTGTCTAGTATTTCTTGAAAGCTTTATTTACCTGGCTCAGATTGCTATATACTGTTTTGCTGCACTCATACTGTTTCCTACCATAGCATTTGGCTATCTATTCTTCTTTGTGACCCTCGTATACTACTTGGCGCATCTAGTAAGAGATTTTGGGGATGGGTATTCGCGACTGTTGGAGATCGCTGTGAACAAATCTATTGAATTAGAACAAGCTGTAAATGTTGTGATTGACAAAGATAAAACTTTGCAGGTTATGAATGTCAATCAACACTTCGAAACTGTACGAGTGAACGGAGAAGAAATCGCTGTTCTTACcgaaacacaaattaaaatCCAATCACGATTTCAACGTAAACAAATGGTTAGGCACAATAAATTTGCTCCCGGAATTCCACGGGAACTGTTCAACAACATTGTTAATGAAAAACGCCAAGTATATGCGGAGATGGTTAACTTACTTATCCACCTTACTGTTATTATGACTTTGATATCAGTTACATTGACTTTAGTGTACACGTTCAACTCGGAGTTTAATACAGATGAATCTGAGGTGCTACACATTGTATTCACTGTGATTGTTGGATTCATACCCAAACTGGTAGAAATGTTTCTTAAAGGAGGGAGTGACGCTGGAAGAAAGGAGATCGAGGAAAAGGAGATCGGCGAAATCGTTGAAAATTACTGGAAAAATAGAGATTGA